A single window of Liolophura sinensis isolate JHLJ2023 chromosome 6, CUHK_Ljap_v2, whole genome shotgun sequence DNA harbors:
- the LOC135466704 gene encoding uncharacterized protein LOC135466704 encodes MKGAGADFEESGSGARNSSENVQPQKPDSGAGENPAGSAHFECQTNKLSLPNNKSEKISDEEIVIGEPSSMGGDDRNKLFERGLLYEQNGKSDAALKCYLGCLSGLTQTTTFPLLPQCLRHVADIYYKKEDFQRAIQFIQAEKLFYENALIDISELQKQISQQGPASSCNGGGDSQNMEGARAEEYEQLARLCLERKQPHLALEYAGKATKIRQGLYGDNHPGTLQSLDFFASVYAEVGKQQYSESLGQLSSVETEAASHPPPAGQGKTETGEATPTSILRNRKREQNGMRRKSVRFRDHNESFESTDSDHDQQEHEERVSNKLLVTLFLICSILLSVLGVLLYCRIFMENSGSCLTVKSYVHFAYMKLKYYYYYYSSTKLLKYA; translated from the exons ATGAAGGGTGCAGGAGCAGATTTTGAGGAGAGTGGTAGTGGAGCAAGGAACAGTTCTGAGAATGTCCAGCCTCAGAAGCCTGACTCAGGTGCAGGTGAAAATCCTGCAGGCAGTGCCCATTTTGAATGTCAAACCAACAAGCTTAGCCTGCCTAATAATAAGTcag AGAAAATCAGTGATGAAGAAATCGTTATTGGAGAGCCGTCATCAATGGGGGGAGATGATCGTAACAAGCTGTTTGAGAGAGGGCTGTTATATGAACAGAATGGAAAGTCGGATGCAGCTCTGAAGTGTTACTTGGGCTGTTTGTCAGGATTAACCCAGACTACGACATTTCCACTCTTACCTCAGTGTCTACGTCAC gttgctgacatttACTACAAGAAAGAGGACT TCCAGAGGGCCATTCAGTTCATTCAAGCCGAGAAGCTTTTCTATGAAAATGCACTTATAGACATATCAGAGTTGCAAAAGCAGATAA GCCAGCAGGGTCCTGCCAGTAGCTGTAATGGTGGAGGAGATAGCCAAAATATGGAGGGTGCGAGAGCAGAAGAGTACGAACAGCTGGCCAGGCTGTGTCTGGAGAGGAAACA ACCCCACTTGGCTTTAGAATATGCCGGGAAG GCCACAAAGATAAGACAGGGTCTCTATGGTGACAATCATCCCGGGACTTTACAAAGTCTGGATTTCTTTGCATCTGTGTATGCAGAGGTCGGAAAACAGCAATATTCAG AATCGCTGGGTCAGCTGTCCTCAGTAGAGACTGAAGCAGCCTCGCATCCGCCTCCTGCTGGGCAGGGCAAAACAGAAACAGGGGAGGCAACTCCCACATCCATTCTGAGAAACAGAAAGCGAGAGCAGA ATGGCATGAGAAGGAAATCTGTCAGGTTTAGAGATCATAACGAAAGCTTTGAGAGCACAGACAGTGATCACGACCAGCAAGAGCATG aggaGAGGGTATCCAACAAGCTGCTGGTGACACTGTTCCTGATCTGTTCCATACTGCTCTCCGTGCTAGGGGTGTTGTTGTACTGCCGGATCTTCATGGAGAATTCAGGGTCCTGTCTGACAGTCAAGTCCTATGTGCACTTTGCCTACATGAAGctcaaatattattattattattactccTCCACTAAACTGCTCAAATATGCCTGA